The DNA sequence GCGACTGGCTGGTGAACTCCTGGACGCGGGCGCGGCGCACCTCGCCGGTGACGAGGTCGCGCACCGCGCCGAGGTCCGCGCACAGCCGGAAGCCGTGCTCGGCCAACGCCTGGAGCGTGCCCTGGGACGCGATCCAGCGCGGCGGCGCGAAGCCGTCCACGCCCAGCCCGGCGGCGTCCAGCGCGGCCTTCGCGGCGATCAGCCGCAGCCGCGCCTCGTGCGCCGGGAGCGTCGCGAACTCCGCCTTCTTGCCCAGGTACACGGTGCGGTGCGTGGGTGTGACGACGTGGTCGTAACCGTGCAGCAGCACGGAATCACCCGTGCTGGCGCGAGTGCGCACCCACTCCGTCACCGGGCCTTCGCCGGTGCGAGCGGCGTACAGCACCGACAGCGGTACTTTGCGGCGGTCGAGCTCGGCCGCGAGATCGGCGCACCGGTGCAGCGTGCGCGGGGTGATGCCCGACAGCGAAACCAGCAACTGAGCGTCCACCCCACCATTGGGACGCACGCGTCTGACGTCGGCGTGAACTGCGCAGAACGGGCGGGCGG is a window from the Amycolatopsis sp. NBC_00355 genome containing:
- a CDS encoding DUF2334 domain-containing protein; amino-acid sequence: MDAQLLVSLSGITPRTLHRCADLAAELDRRKVPLSVLYAARTGEGPVTEWVRTRASTGDSVLLHGYDHVVTPTHRTVYLGKKAEFATLPAHEARLRLIAAKAALDAAGLGVDGFAPPRWIASQGTLQALAEHGFRLCADLGAVRDLVTGEVRRARVQEFTSQSQRTETVRCFALVLASARAARRGGLVRLGVDAVDLIRPGLRQALLDAVDVALENRAFGATYGSLRTVAA